The Flavobacterium marginilacus genome window below encodes:
- a CDS encoding DUF2004 domain-containing protein produces the protein MKLVRVGLYPHDEDNFAIFDYTIGRKLTDYLVVIKTDEHGQLDYMTMES, from the coding sequence TTGAAGTTAGTAAGAGTTGGACTTTATCCTCACGATGAAGATAATTTTGCAATATTTGATTACACAATTGGACGCAAATTGACCGACTATTTAGTTGTAATAAAAACTGACGAGCATGGGCAATTAGACTATATGACAATGGAAAGCTGA
- the rlmF gene encoding 23S rRNA (adenine(1618)-N(6))-methyltransferase RlmF, with protein MKPTKNTEKTTLHPRNLHRFGYDFKLLTLNYPELSEFVFVNEHSTGSSDSEQTKQTIDFSNPDAVKALNNALLITNYDIQNWDIPANFLCPPIPGRADYIHFLADLLATANNGDIPEGENVMGLDVGIGANCIYPILGNSIYGWSFVGTDIDENALQNCKKIIGQNPKLTEAVSLQLQVNSRFIFKNIITPEDRFTFTICNPPFHSSSEEAAKNNLRKVNNLASNASKTMTRGRAERNEVKPVLNFGGHNAELWCEGGELGFVKQMIFESVKYPMQCLWFTTLVSKQSNLNTIYKTLNHVGAIHKTIEMAQGQKTSRFVAWTFMNEAQQKAWKF; from the coding sequence ATGAAACCTACAAAGAATACCGAAAAGACAACACTGCACCCAAGAAATCTCCACCGATTTGGATACGACTTTAAACTATTGACGCTAAATTACCCCGAATTAAGCGAATTTGTTTTCGTCAACGAACACAGCACCGGCTCGAGCGATAGTGAACAGACGAAGCAAACAATTGATTTCAGTAATCCTGATGCAGTAAAAGCACTTAACAATGCTTTACTTATTACCAATTACGACATACAAAACTGGGATATTCCAGCAAATTTCCTTTGTCCTCCCATTCCTGGAAGAGCTGATTATATTCATTTTCTCGCCGATTTATTGGCAACGGCAAACAATGGTGACATTCCGGAAGGAGAAAACGTTATGGGACTCGATGTTGGTATTGGTGCCAACTGTATTTATCCGATTCTCGGGAACTCTATTTACGGCTGGTCATTCGTAGGAACAGACATTGATGAAAATGCACTTCAAAACTGCAAAAAAATCATTGGTCAAAATCCAAAATTAACCGAAGCTGTCAGTCTGCAGTTACAGGTAAATTCCCGTTTTATTTTCAAAAATATAATAACTCCCGAAGACCGTTTTACGTTTACTATCTGCAATCCGCCTTTCCATTCCTCATCGGAAGAAGCTGCAAAAAATAATCTCCGTAAAGTAAATAATCTGGCATCAAATGCTTCCAAAACAATGACCAGAGGCAGAGCCGAACGGAACGAAGTTAAACCAGTTCTCAACTTTGGCGGACATAATGCTGAATTGTGGTGCGAAGGCGGTGAATTGGGTTTTGTCAAACAAATGATTTTTGAAAGTGTCAAATATCCGATGCAGTGTCTTTGGTTTACAACTTTAGTCTCCAAGCAGTCCAATCTGAATACAATATACAAAACTTTAAATCATGTAGGAGCTATTCATAAAACCATAGAAATGGCGCAAGGGCAAAAAACAAGCCGTTTCGTTGCTTGGACCTTTATGAATGAAGCACAGCAAAAAGCCTGGAAATTTTAG
- the uvrB gene encoding excinuclease ABC subunit UvrB, whose product MNFQVISDYKPKGDQPQAIEKLTQGIEAGEQFQTLLGVTGSGKTFTVANVIQEVQRPTLVLAHNKTLAAQLYSEFKQFFPNNAVEYFVSYYDYYQPEAFMPVTGVFIEKDLSINEELEKMRLSTTSSLLSGRRDILVVASVSCLYGIGNPVEFQKNVIAIERDQVISRTKLLHSLVQSLYSRTEADFTPGNFRIKGDTVEVYPSYADDGFRIHFFGDEIEEIESFDVKTSKVIERYEKLTIYPANMFVTSPDVLQNAIWEIQQDLVKQVDYFKEIGKHLEAKRLEERTNFDLEMIRELGYCSGIENYSRYLDGREAGTRPFCLLDYFPNDYLMVVDESHVTVSQVHAMYGGDRSRKENLVEYGFRLPAAMDNRPLKFEEFEAMQNQVIYVSATPADYELQKSDGVYVEQVIRPTGLLDPIIEIRPSLNQIDDLIEEIQQRCELDERVLVTTLTKRMAEELAKYLTKVSIRCRYIHSDVDTLERIEIMQDLRKGIFDVLIGVNLLREGLDLPEVSLVAILDADKEGFLRSHRSLTQTIGRAARNLNGKAIMYADKITASMQKTIDETSYRRTKQINFNTENNIVPQALNKKIENAFTNNKLAEYELGHTMNIAAEPETAYMSKPDLEKLIREKRKAMEKAAKDLDFMQAAKLRDEIKALQDKI is encoded by the coding sequence ATGAATTTTCAAGTCATATCCGATTATAAGCCAAAAGGCGACCAGCCGCAAGCCATTGAGAAATTAACTCAAGGTATTGAGGCAGGCGAACAATTCCAAACTTTACTTGGAGTTACAGGTTCAGGAAAAACGTTCACTGTCGCTAATGTAATTCAGGAAGTGCAGCGTCCTACTTTGGTTTTGGCACACAATAAAACCTTGGCGGCACAGCTGTATTCCGAATTCAAACAATTTTTCCCCAATAATGCGGTAGAATATTTCGTTTCTTATTACGATTATTACCAGCCAGAGGCTTTTATGCCTGTTACGGGTGTTTTCATCGAAAAAGATTTATCCATTAATGAAGAGCTTGAAAAAATGCGTTTGAGCACCACTTCTTCTCTGCTTTCAGGCCGACGCGATATTTTAGTTGTCGCATCAGTTTCCTGTCTGTATGGTATTGGAAATCCTGTTGAATTTCAAAAAAATGTAATTGCGATTGAGCGCGATCAGGTTATTTCGAGAACCAAATTACTGCATAGTTTAGTGCAAAGTTTATACTCCAGAACCGAAGCCGATTTTACGCCCGGTAATTTCCGCATTAAAGGTGACACGGTCGAAGTCTATCCAAGTTATGCTGATGATGGATTCCGGATTCATTTTTTTGGAGATGAAATAGAAGAAATAGAAAGCTTTGATGTAAAGACATCCAAAGTTATTGAAAGATACGAAAAACTGACAATTTACCCAGCCAATATGTTTGTCACTTCGCCTGATGTACTGCAGAATGCTATTTGGGAAATCCAGCAGGATTTGGTTAAACAAGTTGATTATTTCAAAGAAATAGGCAAGCACCTTGAAGCCAAACGATTAGAAGAACGGACTAATTTTGACTTAGAAATGATTAGGGAATTAGGTTATTGCTCAGGAATTGAGAATTATTCCCGTTACCTTGACGGAAGAGAAGCAGGAACCCGTCCTTTTTGCTTATTAGATTATTTCCCTAATGACTATCTCATGGTTGTTGACGAAAGCCATGTAACGGTTTCACAAGTGCACGCTATGTATGGAGGCGACCGAAGCCGTAAGGAAAATTTGGTTGAATATGGTTTTCGACTGCCTGCAGCTATGGACAACCGTCCGCTGAAATTTGAAGAGTTCGAAGCCATGCAGAATCAGGTTATTTATGTTTCTGCAACACCAGCCGATTATGAACTGCAAAAATCAGATGGCGTGTATGTAGAGCAAGTAATCCGCCCAACTGGATTATTAGATCCAATTATTGAAATTCGTCCGAGCTTGAATCAAATCGATGATCTGATTGAGGAAATTCAGCAGCGGTGTGAATTGGACGAGCGTGTTCTAGTAACGACTTTGACCAAAAGAATGGCAGAAGAATTAGCCAAGTACTTAACAAAAGTTAGTATTCGCTGCCGTTACATCCATTCGGATGTTGACACGCTGGAACGCATTGAAATCATGCAGGATTTACGAAAAGGAATATTTGATGTTTTGATTGGTGTCAACTTATTAAGAGAAGGTTTGGATTTGCCCGAAGTTTCTCTAGTTGCGATTCTCGATGCAGATAAAGAAGGATTTTTGAGAAGCCATCGTTCGTTAACACAGACCATTGGCCGTGCAGCGAGAAACCTGAATGGAAAAGCAATTATGTATGCGGATAAAATTACTGCCAGCATGCAGAAAACCATTGACGAAACTAGTTACAGAAGAACCAAACAAATCAATTTCAATACAGAAAATAATATTGTCCCGCAGGCATTGAACAAAAAAATTGAAAATGCCTTCACTAACAACAAATTGGCTGAATACGAATTAGGACACACTATGAATATTGCTGCCGAACCGGAAACCGCCTATATGTCCAAACCTGATTTAGAAAAACTCATCCGCGAAAAGCGAAAAGCAATGGAAAAAGCAGCAAAAGATCTGGATTTTATGCAGGCAGCAAAACTGCGTGATGAGATTAAGGCTTTACAAGATAAAATTTAA
- a CDS encoding DUF433 domain-containing protein has translation MELIEINPKIMLGKPVIKGTRITVEHIISLLSQDVSIPEILEEYKGLEKQQILACLQYAENILEKTATLDLDKIAS, from the coding sequence ATGGAACTTATTGAAATTAACCCTAAAATAATGCTTGGAAAACCTGTCATAAAAGGAACAAGAATTACTGTTGAGCACATTATTTCTTTACTTTCCCAAGATGTCAGCATTCCTGAAATTTTAGAAGAATACAAAGGATTAGAAAAACAACAAATTTTAGCCTGTCTCCAATATGCTGAAAACATTTTAGAAAAAACTGCTACTCTTGATTTAGACAAAATTGCTTCCTAG
- a CDS encoding DUF5615 family PIN-like protein, which yields MRFLIDECVGTSVSEYLKSNNHIVFSVFDEWRGATDEELLQKSILENYILITSDKDFGEMIFKSQKKHKGIILIRCQPNNFKQKIIVLTKLLANYADKLENNFVVVTNENVRIIVP from the coding sequence GTGCGCTTTTTAATTGATGAATGTGTAGGAACATCAGTCTCAGAATATTTAAAATCCAACAATCACATAGTTTTTTCCGTATTCGATGAATGGAGAGGGGCTACCGATGAGGAATTATTACAAAAAAGTATCTTAGAAAATTATATTTTAATTACTTCTGACAAAGATTTTGGAGAAATGATTTTTAAAAGCCAAAAAAAGCACAAAGGAATCATCTTAATAAGATGTCAGCCTAATAATTTCAAACAAAAAATAATTGTTCTGACAAAATTATTAGCAAATTATGCTGATAAATTAGAAAATAATTTTGTTGTGGTTACAAATGAAAACGTGAGGATTATTGTTCCTTAA
- a CDS encoding TerB family tellurite resistance protein, whose product MNILAKNTNSMNTQEEKMKLLADMIAFSVVDGRLHEREYQFVWIVAQELGIEKNEFNDLFHQELPTGVIKSEFERIQQFYRLALLMHCDGILHPKEEEAIRQIAINMGLNPSATNRILKLMKNSPNTMIPAEVLLELFQEQLN is encoded by the coding sequence ATGAATATTTTAGCTAAAAATACTAATTCGATGAATACTCAGGAAGAAAAAATGAAATTATTAGCAGATATGATTGCATTCTCGGTTGTTGACGGCAGACTGCATGAGAGAGAATATCAATTCGTCTGGATAGTAGCTCAGGAATTAGGAATTGAGAAAAATGAATTCAATGATCTGTTTCATCAAGAATTGCCTACAGGTGTTATTAAATCTGAATTTGAAAGGATTCAGCAATTTTACCGTCTGGCATTGCTGATGCATTGTGACGGAATTCTTCACCCAAAAGAGGAAGAAGCCATCCGTCAGATTGCAATTAATATGGGATTAAATCCAAGTGCTACAAACCGTATTTTGAAATTAATGAAAAATTCTCCTAACACTATGATTCCTGCTGAAGTACTGCTGGAACTCTTTCAGGAACAGCTTAATTGA
- a CDS encoding alpha/beta hydrolase, translated as MKIFILIPFLLFIGKTDAQESTASKQISTFTIEAPQLKTSRKIWLYLPKNYETSTKKYPVIYMHDAQNLFDAKTSFAGEWNVDEKLDSLNAKVIVVGIENGGEKRLEELTPYKNEKYGGGNADKYLEFIVNTLKPEIDKKYRTKPNAKNTTIMGSSLGGLVSFYAVIKHPDVFRKAGVFSPAFWINRKDINNYMTNSKKLKAKIYLLCGDSEGDDDSMVTDLNYIEKSLNTNRCYCLHLNKKVIVKGGHHNEKLWRDNFDDAVLWLGY; from the coding sequence TTGAAAATATTTATCTTAATTCCGTTTCTTTTATTTATAGGAAAAACAGATGCTCAAGAAAGTACCGCTTCCAAGCAGATTTCTACTTTTACCATCGAAGCTCCCCAATTAAAAACGAGCCGAAAGATTTGGCTTTATTTACCAAAAAACTACGAAACTTCAACTAAAAAATATCCTGTAATTTACATGCATGATGCCCAAAATTTATTTGACGCCAAAACTTCATTTGCAGGAGAATGGAATGTTGACGAAAAACTTGACAGTCTGAATGCCAAGGTAATTGTTGTAGGAATCGAAAACGGCGGTGAAAAACGTCTCGAAGAACTGACTCCTTACAAAAATGAAAAATACGGCGGAGGAAATGCCGATAAATATCTTGAATTTATCGTAAACACACTAAAACCTGAAATAGACAAAAAATACAGAACGAAACCTAACGCTAAAAACACAACAATTATGGGGAGCTCTTTGGGTGGTTTGGTTTCATTTTATGCCGTTATAAAACATCCTGATGTTTTCAGGAAAGCAGGTGTCTTTTCTCCCGCTTTTTGGATTAACAGAAAAGACATAAATAATTATATGACAAACAGTAAAAAACTTAAGGCTAAAATTTATTTGCTCTGCGGTGATTCAGAAGGCGATGATGACAGTATGGTAACCGACCTCAATTACATCGAAAAATCACTGAACACCAACCGCTGTTACTGTCTGCATCTCAACAAAAAAGTAATTGTAAAAGGAGGCCATCACAACGAGAAATTATGGCGTGATAATTTTGACGATGCTGTTCTTTGGCTTGGATATTAA
- a CDS encoding thioredoxin-like domain-containing protein translates to MKKIALSFVLFFCLLSVQAQTGHEIKINLKNCKDTVAYLAYYQFDKLYISDTCKKVINGNIVFKGKKNLDKGVYFLLSQEKGNYFDFIIDEQSQKLQITSDKSNLLENLKAINSKQNENFFNYIRFVSAKNKEFDSFKKSIKEQKKSDSSAIITKEFKVLNEAIVETDLNVITQNKGNYLSEMINLKSEKTAKDIPKASNGRPDSIYSYNYYKKHFWHGVNFEDDAMLNNPFFANKIKQYFNNVVVQNPDSICVEIDRMMLKTKQGTKMNMFLLAYFTSTYEIPKIMGMDKVFVYMVDNYFKTGKAKGVYDDSVIKIIINRGNVLTPLQLGKTAPELYMIDIPGHDKIAKMGFDTAKTGEEITKIYYANKEEIEKNYMRLSSVKADYLILLFWDVDCSHCQKEVPIILELYHELLKEKKDVKVFGVYTQNEFDKYKKYIIDNKIDWINVYDGVHINNLKDKYDVVTTPVIYILDKNKVIKAKGIGAESIRGIINQMEKEYSKK, encoded by the coding sequence ATGAAGAAAATTGCACTAAGTTTTGTTCTCTTTTTTTGTTTATTGTCTGTACAAGCTCAGACTGGTCATGAGATTAAAATTAATTTGAAGAACTGTAAAGATACAGTAGCCTATCTGGCCTATTACCAATTTGATAAATTATATATTTCCGATACTTGCAAAAAAGTGATCAATGGAAATATTGTGTTTAAGGGAAAGAAAAATTTAGACAAAGGAGTCTACTTTTTACTCAGTCAGGAGAAAGGGAATTATTTTGATTTTATTATTGATGAGCAATCACAAAAACTGCAAATCACTTCTGATAAATCCAATTTACTCGAAAATCTGAAAGCCATTAATTCGAAACAAAATGAAAATTTCTTTAATTATATTCGTTTTGTATCTGCCAAAAATAAAGAATTCGACAGTTTTAAAAAATCAATAAAAGAGCAGAAAAAATCAGATTCTTCTGCAATTATAACTAAGGAATTCAAAGTCTTGAATGAGGCTATTGTAGAAACTGATTTGAATGTAATTACGCAAAACAAAGGAAATTATCTTTCTGAAATGATCAATTTAAAATCGGAGAAAACTGCAAAGGATATCCCGAAAGCTTCCAATGGCAGACCCGATAGTATTTATTCTTATAACTATTACAAAAAGCATTTTTGGCATGGAGTTAATTTTGAAGATGATGCGATGCTGAACAATCCTTTTTTTGCAAATAAAATAAAACAATATTTTAATAATGTTGTTGTTCAGAATCCCGATTCAATTTGTGTTGAGATTGATCGAATGATGCTCAAAACTAAGCAAGGCACTAAAATGAATATGTTTTTATTAGCTTATTTTACTTCGACTTATGAGATTCCAAAAATAATGGGAATGGACAAAGTGTTTGTTTACATGGTGGACAATTATTTTAAAACAGGCAAAGCCAAAGGTGTTTATGATGATAGTGTTATCAAAATTATTATAAACAGGGGTAATGTTCTAACACCGCTGCAGCTTGGGAAAACAGCTCCAGAGCTCTATATGATAGATATTCCTGGTCATGATAAAATTGCGAAAATGGGTTTTGATACAGCGAAAACCGGCGAAGAGATTACCAAAATTTATTATGCAAATAAAGAGGAAATCGAAAAAAACTATATGAGGTTATCCAGCGTAAAAGCAGATTATCTGATTCTTCTTTTTTGGGATGTAGACTGTAGTCACTGCCAAAAAGAAGTCCCTATAATATTGGAACTTTATCATGAATTATTGAAAGAAAAGAAAGATGTTAAGGTTTTTGGGGTTTATACGCAGAATGAATTTGATAAATATAAAAAATACATCATAGATAATAAAATCGACTGGATTAATGTGTATGACGGAGTTCATATTAATAACCTTAAAGATAAATATGATGTGGTGACAACGCCGGTGATTTATATTCTGGACAAAAATAAAGTTATAAAGGCCAAAGGAATTGGCGCTGAATCCATAAGAGGTATCATTAATCAAATGGAAAAAGAATATTCGAAAAAATAA
- a CDS encoding DUF1456 family protein, translated as MTNNDIFKKLRVALMLRDDQIVEILELVDFRISKSELGAFFRDEKHENYMECGDQVLRNFLNGLVIHLRGTKENPKNPNDVIAKHKAQIPVKNNDSKRPEFKPKTKDPEKERADQAPGKLNSAVKKPAKKQFPKGNGKPSVVEKVKYNFGKNKKS; from the coding sequence ATGACAAATAACGATATATTCAAAAAGCTTCGGGTAGCATTAATGCTCCGTGATGACCAAATAGTGGAAATTTTAGAATTGGTAGATTTCCGAATTTCAAAATCTGAATTGGGAGCTTTTTTCCGTGATGAAAAACATGAAAACTATATGGAATGCGGTGATCAGGTACTCCGTAATTTCCTAAACGGATTGGTAATTCATTTGAGAGGAACAAAAGAAAATCCAAAAAATCCGAATGACGTTATTGCCAAACACAAAGCGCAAATCCCTGTAAAAAATAATGATTCCAAAAGACCTGAGTTTAAGCCAAAAACCAAAGACCCAGAAAAAGAAAGAGCTGATCAAGCTCCAGGAAAATTAAATTCTGCAGTTAAAAAACCAGCAAAAAAACAATTCCCAAAAGGTAACGGTAAACCGTCAGTTGTAGAAAAAGTGAAATACAATTTCGGCAAAAACAAAAAATCCTAA
- a CDS encoding protein adenylyltransferase SelO, translating into MKLHIQNTFTAELPADSNETNIPRQVEKACFSYVLPKQPSDPSLIHVSEDVADLLGMSHEDVLSEDFLNVFSGNSLYPETRPYALAYAGHQFGSWAGQLGDGRAINLTEVVYNDKSYTLQLKGAGPTPYSRTADGFAVLRSSIREYLCAEAMYYLGVPTTRSLSLMLSGDQVLRDILYNGNPAYEKGAIVCRVAPSFIRFGSFELFYSRNDRVNLKLLADYTIKHHFPDIKSEGAEKYLEFFKTVSKTTREMIVHWQRVGFVHGVMNTDNMSIHGLTIDYGPYGWLEDYDPNWTPNTTDRQNKRYRFGNQPNVALWNLYQLANALFPLINDAKPLEEILKAFSSDYETEYLNMMRNKLGFRIIKDQDAVLIESLTELLQLTETDMTIFFRNLGIILKEDSDVIAFDKIAEAFYNKQNLEESVLDNWKIWLGHYSSRINEETLTDAERKEQMNSVNPKYVLRNYMAQLCIDDADKGDYSLLNELFELLKKPYEEQPENQKWFAKRPDWARDKVGCSMLSCSS; encoded by the coding sequence ATGAAACTTCATATCCAAAATACTTTTACAGCCGAACTGCCTGCCGATTCTAATGAAACCAATATTCCAAGACAGGTAGAAAAAGCCTGTTTTTCCTATGTACTGCCAAAACAGCCTTCAGATCCTTCTTTGATTCATGTATCAGAAGACGTGGCTGATTTGTTGGGAATGTCTCATGAAGATGTTTTATCAGAGGATTTTTTGAATGTTTTTTCAGGAAATAGTCTTTATCCGGAAACCCGACCATATGCTTTAGCTTATGCGGGGCATCAGTTTGGGAGTTGGGCTGGACAATTAGGTGACGGCCGCGCGATTAATCTAACCGAAGTGGTTTATAATGATAAATCATATACATTGCAGTTAAAAGGAGCAGGGCCAACGCCTTATTCCCGCACAGCAGATGGTTTTGCTGTACTGCGTTCTTCAATAAGGGAATATTTGTGTGCCGAAGCGATGTATTATCTAGGTGTGCCTACTACGCGTTCGCTTTCGCTGATGCTTTCAGGTGATCAGGTTTTACGTGATATTCTCTATAACGGAAATCCTGCTTACGAGAAAGGAGCTATTGTCTGCAGGGTTGCGCCTTCGTTTATTCGTTTTGGCAGTTTTGAATTATTTTATTCCCGAAATGATCGTGTTAATCTCAAATTACTGGCTGATTATACTATCAAACATCATTTTCCAGATATAAAAAGTGAAGGTGCGGAAAAGTATCTGGAATTTTTTAAAACGGTATCCAAAACTACGCGAGAGATGATTGTGCATTGGCAGAGAGTTGGTTTTGTTCACGGTGTAATGAATACTGATAATATGTCGATTCACGGATTAACTATAGATTATGGTCCTTATGGCTGGCTGGAAGATTACGACCCAAATTGGACTCCAAATACAACCGACAGACAGAATAAAAGATACCGCTTCGGTAATCAGCCTAATGTTGCTTTATGGAATTTATATCAATTGGCAAATGCTTTGTTTCCTTTGATAAACGATGCTAAACCGCTTGAGGAAATTTTAAAAGCTTTTAGCAGTGATTATGAAACAGAGTACTTGAATATGATGCGCAATAAACTCGGTTTTAGAATAATTAAGGATCAAGATGCTGTTCTAATTGAAAGTTTGACTGAACTGCTTCAATTGACAGAAACTGATATGACTATTTTCTTTAGAAATTTGGGTATTATTCTAAAAGAAGATTCAGATGTAATTGCTTTTGATAAAATAGCCGAAGCTTTTTACAATAAACAAAATCTTGAAGAATCTGTTTTGGATAACTGGAAAATCTGGCTTGGGCATTATAGCAGCAGAATAAATGAAGAAACGCTTACAGATGCTGAAAGAAAAGAGCAGATGAATTCAGTGAATCCTAAATATGTTTTGCGAAATTATATGGCTCAATTATGTATTGATGATGCCGATAAAGGTGATTATTCTTTACTGAATGAATTGTTTGAATTGCTAAAAAAGCCTTATGAAGAACAGCCGGAGAACCAAAAATGGTTTGCCAAAAGACCTGACTGGGCTAGGGATAAAGTAGGCTGTTCGATGTTGAGCTGCAGTTCTTAA
- a CDS encoding geranylgeranyl reductase family protein, translating to MKSFDVAIIGSGPSGASAAFELSKSGISTVIIEKETLPRYKTCGGGLVFRGLKMMPFDISSVVEKEFYAIDTYFSQKHPCITTRRKEPIVSMVMRDAFDNLIVEKARNNGVTLLQNHKVVDITFGETQTIHTTEGDVTAKFIIAADGALSPIAKIAGWKETRTIIPALEYEVEVPAADFERLSNDARFDIDAIPYGYGWCFPKKNHLSIGVAVVIKTNKKINLKEYYAAYLKRLGITEILKEEGHGFVIPVAPRTDFFVQKNVFLTGDSAGLADPLVAEGISNSILSGIQAAEAIIESQLDPEKAAVLYTEKLKTGILPEIEKAKVLSYHFYSKKSFRNIILMKYGQYAAEALTDLFMGERTYPKDYLKSITKKIKDAIFF from the coding sequence ATGAAATCATTTGATGTAGCTATTATTGGCAGTGGTCCTTCAGGAGCATCGGCAGCTTTTGAATTATCCAAATCAGGAATTTCAACAGTAATTATAGAAAAAGAAACCTTACCAAGGTATAAAACTTGTGGCGGAGGTCTTGTTTTTAGAGGGCTGAAAATGATGCCATTTGACATATCTTCTGTAGTTGAGAAAGAATTCTATGCAATTGACACTTATTTTTCCCAAAAACATCCCTGCATAACAACCAGAAGAAAAGAACCAATCGTCAGCATGGTAATGCGTGATGCTTTTGATAATTTAATTGTTGAAAAAGCCAGAAACAATGGAGTCACTTTATTACAGAATCATAAAGTAGTAGACATTACATTTGGAGAAACCCAGACAATCCATACAACTGAAGGAGATGTTACTGCAAAATTTATTATCGCTGCAGACGGCGCATTAAGCCCAATAGCAAAAATAGCGGGTTGGAAAGAAACAAGAACAATAATTCCGGCATTAGAATATGAAGTTGAAGTTCCAGCAGCCGATTTTGAACGATTGTCAAATGATGCACGTTTTGATATTGATGCAATTCCTTATGGGTACGGATGGTGTTTTCCTAAAAAAAATCATCTTTCGATTGGCGTTGCTGTTGTCATAAAAACCAATAAAAAAATCAACCTTAAAGAATATTATGCTGCCTATTTAAAAAGATTAGGTATTACCGAAATTCTTAAAGAAGAAGGACATGGTTTTGTTATTCCCGTAGCACCTAGAACAGATTTTTTTGTTCAAAAAAATGTTTTTTTAACTGGAGATTCTGCGGGTCTCGCCGATCCATTAGTTGCAGAAGGTATTTCAAATTCTATTTTAAGCGGCATACAGGCAGCCGAAGCAATCATCGAAAGTCAATTAGATCCCGAAAAAGCTGCAGTTTTATATACTGAAAAATTAAAAACCGGCATTCTGCCTGAAATCGAAAAGGCCAAAGTGCTCTCCTACCATTTCTACAGCAAAAAAAGCTTCAGAAATATTATTTTAATGAAATACGGACAATATGCAGCCGAAGCACTGACTGATTTGTTTATGGGAGAAAGAACATACCCAAAAGACTACTTAAAAAGCATCACCAAAAAAATTAAAGACGCTATTTTTTTTTAA